In the Acyrthosiphon pisum isolate AL4f unplaced genomic scaffold, pea_aphid_22Mar2018_4r6ur Scaffold_11959;HRSCAF=12582, whole genome shotgun sequence genome, GAtcctgttataaatattttttttctcttttcttTCCTATTAGATTTACTACTAGGTAcgtaatataactttatacgACGACGCACCGCTGTGGGGTAATGCGTTCGACGGTGgttatagtgtatagtgtacagtatattgtatataatatatataatatagtaggtataggtatcagatatacctaaaatatatttgtatatatagctGCGTAGCTTATGTACCATAATATAGCGGTATAATGAAGCTggcacgtaggtatatatttatgtgtatacagAACATGATACCCTATATATAGGAAGACGTACGCATATATAGATActttatacaatacataataatatataatgtgacaTGGTGTACcagctataggtacctaactatactgtcgtataataatagcattattATCATTCGAGGCTGGTTATCGAAATAAAcgacataaaaattgaaattgagtTACATAACGAGTTActtatatttcatgatatttcATGTAACTCAACGAGTcgtttttttatgtgtttaggtaaaattactaaaatgatTACTACTTACATGTATTTCttaattgtatgtaatatagATAGGgatcataatactataatactttttcaatatttaaacaattattgttttacagttTAAGCACTTGCAGAATGTgacgaataattataatattaagtggtCAGAAGTcttgagtaaaaaaaaccatCGCCATTGATGTAATACTTTTTGGTGCAGGAGTTGAGTGGTTCATTTTAGTTGCTTAGAATGTCACGATACCGTTTCCGTTTTCAACGTCTTTTATGCGTGGCCATCTGGGATACTAGGAATGGATAGGTTAGATGAAGCGGTGATCGGGTAAGTTGAAGTGAAAGCGTTTGTGGAAGATCTTGGCGACGTTTTGAACTAATAGAATATGTAAAATACTGTTAAAtagtttgtattatttgaaatatatattatagaaaggTGTATTGATTCTATAATGGAGGCATTTGGACTGGATACTTTGGGTTTTGTACTATATATAGACTATGCATTgatcttttaaaatatgattctatGATTCTATGGAATACGATAGGTATTCCTTCATTTATATTCGGCTCAAACTTTGATCACAAATCATGAAATAACCGAGTATCATAAAATGGCTGTTCTTCGTGCTCAGAATAGATTAGctattactgaaaaaaaaacaaatttcgaTAGATTTGCAACTAGATTCTTCTTTAAAACAACAAATACAAGATAATCGTTCAAAATTGTCGCCCAtaattgaaactataatattttgtggacGACAAAATATTTCTCTTCGGGGGCACAGAGATTCTGGATTACTTGACTTTAAAGAACCTATTGAAAACGACGGAAATTTTCGTGCTTATTACGATTAAGAATTCAAAGTGgggatataaatttaaaaaaacattatatatctACATCATCACTTAATGCAACATATATTAGTCCCAGAATCCAAAATGAAATTATCGAttgctgtaataatataatggttaatttaattgtttcaaaGATAAAAGTTGCCggagtattttctatattagcAGACGAAACAGCTGATATTTCATGTAAAGAGCAATTATCTTTATGTGTTCGATATCTAGAAAccaatactttaaaattacgtgaagattttttaaaatttgttccaGTAACTAGCTTAACGGGAGAaagcagtgttcggacttatctagataaatgtatctagatgaatatctagataattatttgttcatcttttatcttatctagataaatagttacaaggtatctaaacgttcatcttagataatttgtCTACTAATGtagataaattcatctagatacattttttattgataaatatcacGAAATTgtaccaattttttaaatatttatacagattctcaaacaaagtttatggtttataaataatgtaattatttttatttatatcattataattattattatgttcctagtgcccaactaaaatatactaaaatttataaccatttaaaaaataattgtatcttttttttatctagataaaaaagtatttatctttatctttatctagataaatataagttaagttatcttttatctctatctagatatatttgagttgcattatctttatctttatctagataaaaaaatacttatctaatccgaacactgggAGAAAGCCTCGCTCAAACTTTATGAGATAATCTAATAAATCTTGGTATAGATTGTTCTTTTATGGTTGGACAGGGATATGACGGGGCTGCGGCTATGAGTGGTCGTTTTAATGGTGTACAAGCGTatgttagaaaaaataatgatatggcTATTTATGTCTACTGTGCCTCTCATAGTCTAAACTTGGCTATTTCTGACGCTTGTGACCTTCAAAGTATTCGGAATTGTATGGGTGCACTTAGttctgtatacaatttttttaatactcctAAACGACAAGAAGTTCTTTTAAGTAAAATTGCAAGTAtagaaacaaatacaaaaaccactagacttaaaaatgtatgccCCACAAGATGGATTCAACGACATGaatcagttttaattttcttaGAACTACAAAATGCTGTTACAATTTATCTTGAAACCATTTCTTCGTGGCAAGACAAAACTACATGTTCTACAGCATTACAACTATTATCTGCAATTCAGGATGTTGAATTCCAGATATCCCTCCGTACTACTGCCAAGATCTTTGGTATAACTTCTCCCTTGAGTCGTTTATTACAAACAGAAAATCTAGACTTATCAACTGCAATGATTCTCGCAACAAACATTGaagaaatgttaattaaaatgcGTAATGATAGTGAAaaagaatttaattatattttcaatgatgttcaaaaaatatgttCTGATTGGGATGTTGATGTTAAAATTCCACGAAAAGTTGGAAGGCAAGTACATTGTAGTAATATTGAAACAGATTCACCTGAAGTATATTTTCGTGTTTCAATATTCAttccatttttagatttttttattacccaAATTCAAAGACGTTTGTTAGATCATAAACAAATTTTGACAAGTTTTCACTGTCTCTTgccatcaaaaataaataatttagagttgaaaaaacaatttgagaCTGACATTGTACATTTAGTACGTCGTTATGAAAAAATCGTTAAGTGCAGTGAACAACAAAGTATCGGAGAACTTAGATTATGGTGGAATTATGTAAGCCAAATGAATGACAATCTTAAAAATGCCCATTCAGCTTTACTTGTAtgtgatgaaaaaatatttccaattatACGAAAACTTTTAGTTATTCTTGTTACTCTACCAGTAACGACAGCCACACCGGAAAGAACTGAAAACCTATCTACGAAATACAACCGGAGAATCTCGCTTAAATGGATTAGCAATGCTAAATATTCATCGGGATATTGAAATCGCAACAGACGCAGTACTAGATGAATTATCAAAATCATCgagacaaattaatattaagttataacttaatagGTTAGTGTTTttagtctataaaatatacatttttgaaaaattgtattgtgcATGTCTTTAAATATAAGAagaatacaattgtataaacattttttttttatattgtttataaaatatggtaaccCCCCATTAACGAATTCTGCGTACGCCACTGGCTCAAaggtttaacaataataacgtcTACCTACAGCTCGGCGCGGCGCAGTGGTTGAAATCAACCACGCAACAtgattgagagtaagcaacggtcgctgctactagttcccggatggtcGACCACCAGGGTCCATAGTcgcaaaaaccttgccacacatacacgtgtagCCAACCAATCGAACCAACCCTATCAACCCTTAACCCCTAcaatagctaatggccatagatgCCAGGCtctagaccaataaaaaaaaaaataacacaaaaaacaGTTCTCAAACAATGTTTGATTATAAAAAGCGTCTcgatctttaatataatattaaatagttttaaattcgaAAACTCAACTCTATTGAAACATAATCAGGCGACTTACGACACTATCGACTCTGACTTGTTTTCTtctgtatatacgtatataggtacaaatagaCTCAGTCAATTCGCTCGGCCTTGTGAGTTGagattattatatctttttaatttaatgctaCGACGCGTATTATGTATGACAAAAGGCGCGATACCGTGTGTTTAGACGCCCACCGTCATTTGGCTTACTGaccttataatatttgtgtgtgaGCGCAGCTTGCGACCCCCTTCTGGCGGAGACGGGTCGTCCGTAAGGATTCCACATTTATTGTGCGTTTTGCAttgcgaataataatattattgttttaccgGTTGTCGGgggaaaaatagaaaaaaaaaattaaaaaacttctcTTTCCcgcaacaatataattattataatacacataccgAAACAACGcgacacaatatattatgatattatactcgcGCGAGTTCCACGCCACAACAATAGTTTCCGAGGGCCATTTCGCTAGCTCGAGTGTATTGTGCCGCGGCGGCggcatcgtcgtcgtcgttgacGTTGAGTGTTTgtttattgcattatattattattattattattatataggtagacgtGGTGGTACGCCGATCCATTGGTGTGCGCACACAAAAGACTCGcatatgtgaaataataatataacgtgtgTAGGTTACCAGCTATATATgcagtatataagtataatatatatatatataataatactgctTCGTTAATGCTGTATTTTTCTTCGCCAGCACACCCGCGCCCATATAACATTATCGTgctgatgataatatattatattattataggtatgtatactgTGTGCGCGATAATCGAACGCGCGTCTATTATATTCAGGAAGCCGCGGCGGTTGCAGCAGCGACTTGATATCAATCAAAaggacgaataataataatataatagtatatattattattattattattatgtatacgtcgGTGGAGGAGAAGAAGAAGAGAAAAAAACTCCCGCatcgcgttataataatataataatatttcgtatacGCTCGCGCCGCGGTGTGACCTACGTCTGTGCGAGGCGGCGGTGGACGAATGAATGGATTTCGCCGAGAGAAAACAGCAGTGCCTCgttgtattaattatacgtaAAATGTGCATCGCATGCTaactcatataattatttacctgtgcataacaatataatataatagtatagtgtaTAGGGTATAACACGTTTCCGTCAAAAGTATACACTTTCCTTACCACTTCCACCTGCAACCATATCCGTTTTCACCAAATGAGATATCCACCGATTCCTGCACGCATCCGCCAAAATCatttctgtaatattatacaatcaatatttaaatgcattatgatttttttgatttacaacaaCGTTGATTTAAGatactgataatattttccggaaaataaaaaaaattttgaagctttattgttaacttaatttttcattgattagctataataggtacataacaaGTACTGTAGTGAATTCGTCCGGACTCCT is a window encoding:
- the LOC103311651 gene encoding 52 kDa repressor of the inhibitor of the protein kinase-like is translated as MVGQGYDGAAAMSGRFNGVQAYVRKNNDMAIYVYCASHSLNLAISDACDLQSIRNCMGALSSVYNFFNTPKRQEVLLSKIASIETNTKTTRLKNVCPTRWIQRHESVLIFLELQNAVTIYLETISSWQDKTTCSTALQLLSAIQDVEFQISLRTTAKIFGITSPLSRLLQTENLDLSTAMILATNIEEMLIKMRNDSEKEFNYIFNDVQKICSDWDVDVKIPRKVGRQVHCSNIETDSPEVYFRVSIFIPFLDFFITQIQRRLLDHKQILTSFHCLLPSKINNLELKKQFETDIVHLVRRYEKIVKCSEQQSIGELRLWWNYVSQMNDNLKNAHSALLVCDEKIFPIIRKLLVILVTLPVTTATPERTENLSTKYNRRISLKWISNAKYSSGY